CACCTCCGATTTTCCATCTTTTCCGTCTTCTCCCGCAACGGGGGTGTTTACGAAGTTGTCGCGCGCGGCCAGCGCTCTCCGGTCGGCGAACGATACGACCTCGATCTGGCCGGACGCCTTGTCGAACAGGATGGCCATATACTGCTGGCGCAGGACCGACATGCTTCGAGCGTATTTGGCCGACATGACGATGTGACGGGCGGCCGTCCGTAACTGAGATCCCTGGAAACTGCGGGCAAACAGCGGTACGGCGATGCCCGCCGCAATCAGCGCGATCGCTACGACCAGTAGCAGCTCGATGAGGGTAAATGCCGCGCGGCCGCCAGCAGGAACGCTGCCCTGCTTCGACCGCCTCAGCGAGCGGTCGGCCGCCCTTTCGGCGCCACGTCCCGATGAGCCGAACTCAACCGCTATTTCTTCGCGGTGTCCCAATTGGTGATGTCGTCCGCGCTGTCGACGCCGTCAGGGCCCAGCGACTTCAGGTCGAAAGAACCCGGATTGTTATTGCCCGGGTACACATACACGTAATCATTGCCCCACGGATCCTTGGGCATGCCCTTCTCCAGGTATGGGCCCCGCCATTGTCCGCCGGCCCCGCCGGGGTTTTGGATCAGCGCCTGCAGAGAGTTCGGGAAAGTCCCCATGTCGAGCTCGTACAGGCGCAGGGCCGTGCTGATGTTTTCAATGCCCGCTCGAGCGGCGGAAATCTGGGATTGTCGCACGCGGCCGCCCAGGCGCGGTACGGCCACGCCCACCAGAATTCCGATGATCACCACGACCAGAAGAACTTCAATGAGTGTGAACCCCGCGCGCGACGCCGAACGACTCAATAACCATCTTTTCATGCGATCCCTCCGAATACCCATAGATTGGACATCACAAGATTTACAAACGTTGGACTCATTTGGGAACGTTTTTCCGCGTTTGGAAATCCGTTGACCCGGAGGTCATTTCACATTGAGCCCGCTGGTGAGGTCGAAAACCGCCATTAGCATACTGACGGCCACAAATCCGACAAGAACGGCCATGATGACAATCATCAGCGGCTCAAGGATCGTCGTGAACACCTTGACGTTCCGGTCCAGCTCGTCGTCATAGCGGCGCGCGATGTGGCTGAGAGCTCCCGGCATGTCACCCGACTGCTCGCCAACGGCAAGCATGTCGGTCAATAGAGGCGGGAACACCTTTCCCGCGGCCAGCGGGCCGGAAATGGTGGACCCGTCCGTGACGCGCTCCCGCGCCTGCCGGATCTGTTCGGCGATGATGCGATTCCCAATGCTGTCCTGAACGATGGCGAGCGCCTGCAGGACTGGCACGCCGTTCTGAAGCAGCGCGCCGAGGGTACGCGCAAACTGCGCGTAGGCGTTCGCGGTGACGATCCGCTTGAATACGGGCAGACGGAGCTGAAGGGCGTGCCACCAGCGTTCGCCATCTGGCGTCTGGATGTACCGCCGGAGGGCCCAGACGCCGACGCCGATCAGGATCAACAACAGCCATCCCCATTTCAGCAGGAACGCGCTCGTCCCGATCAAAATCCGGGTGGGGAGAGGCAGCGTGCTGCCCAGCTCCTCGAAAATCGTGGAAAATCGCGGCACGACAAAGACCATCGTGAAGACCATGGTCAGCAGTCCCACGCCCAGCACGAAGGCTGGGTAGACGAGAGCCATGGCCACCTTCTCGCGCGCGGTCTGCACCCGCTCATAATGGGCGCTCACCCGCTCCAGCGCCTCCGCCAGCTTGCCGCTTGCTTCGCCCGTGCGAACCATATTGATGTAGAGAGACGAAAATGTTTCGGGCCACTGGGCGAGCGCGTCGGACAGACTGGCGCCCCGGATGATTTCGTCCCGAAGCGCCGCGATGATTCGATCCTGGCCCTTTCCGGTCTGGCGCTGGCTGAGCGTATGCAGCGCGTTGCCGAGGGTCATGCCCGAGGCGAGTAGATCGCTCAATTCCCGGGTGAACAGGAGTGTTTCGCGCAGATTCATCCGGGGCCGTGCATCCCGGCGAATGACGAGGCGCGGCCGCGTGGCGTGCGACGCGGATACGGCCCCGGCCTGTGGGCGCTTCTTGTCGGCCGGCGACTGTTTCGGAGCTGGCGGAGCGGCAGGCGCGCCCGAAGCCTCCTGAACGGAAATCGGCGCCAGACCCTGACGTTCAAGCTGGATCAGGGCCGCTCGGCGGTCTGTCGCCTCGATGACGCCCGAGGTTCGCTCGCCTGCAATGGACCGCGCTGTGTAGGCAAATTTGGGCATGGACAGTCAGAGTCGGCAGCCGCACCCGACCGCCGAGCCGCGAAACGGCCATTCGGCCCCCTGCTGGGCGGGGAGCTGCCTACGACTCCGAAAGGGCTTCATCTTCCTCGGTGACGCGCAAGACCTCTTCGATCGTCGTGATGCCCTTCAGCACTTTCGTCCACCCGTCCTCCCGCAGGGTGCGCATCCCGCGTCGGATCGCCTCCTGCTTGATCGCGTTGGAGGAGGCCCGGCTGACAATCAAGGGCCGGATGTGGTCGTTGACGACCAGAATTTCATAGATGCCGGTCCGTCCTCTGAAGCCTGTCCCGCGGCACTCCTCGCACCCGACCGCCTCCATGATCTGGCCCTCCTTCAGCCGCTCCATCGGAAAGTTGATGCTGCGGAGAAATTTCTCGTCGTAGTGCCAGGGCCGCTTGCAATGCGTGCAGAGGCGCCGTACCAGCCGTTGGGCGACCAGACCCTCTACGGACGACGCAATCAGGAACGGTTCGATACCCATGTCCGTCAGGCGGGTGACCGCACCCGCGGAATCGTTGGTGTGCAGCGTGCTGAAGACCAAATGCCCTGTCAGCGCCGCTCGGATGGCGATTTCCGCGGTCTCCTTGTCTCGGATTTCGCCGACCATAATCACATCGGGGTCCTGGCGCAGGATGTGGCGAAGTCCGACCGCAAAGGTGAGTCCGATCTCCGGCTTGACCTGAATCTGGTTGACACCTGGCATCTCATATTCGATCGGGTCCTCGATCGTGAGGATCCGCAAATCCACCGAATTGATCGTGTGCAGCCAAGCGTAAAGCGACGTAGATTTGCCCGAGCCCGTCGGGCCGGTGACCAACAGGATCCCGTGCGGCTTGTTGATCAGTTTGAGCAGAATTTGCGAATCGCGTTCTTCCAGCCCGAGTTTGTCCATTCCTAGTAGCCCGCTGGATCTCATGAGCAGCCGGAGACTGACGCTCTCACCATATACGGTCGGCATCGTGGACACGCGGACGTCGATCTCCTCGCCGTGGATCCGCAGACTGATGCGGCCGTCCTGCGGCAGCCGCTTCTCCGCGATGTCCATGTTCGCCATCACCTTGATGCGGGAGATGATCGACGCCTGGAACCGCTTCAGTTGCGGCGGGACCGGCGTCTGGTGCAAGACCCCGTCCACGCGATAGCGGATTCGCAGATCGGTTTCTTGTGGCTCGAGATGGATATCGGTCGCACGGTCCTTGTAGGCTTCCCAGATGATCTGGTTGACGAATTTGACGACCGACGCCTCTTGATCCAGCTCGCTGAGATCCTGTTTGGAAAAATCCTCCTCGGCCGCCACCTCGATCCGGTTGTCGGCCATCATCTTGTCAAGCGTCTCAGCCCCCACGCCATAGAGCCGCTTCGCCGCCTTGTCGATATCCGCCGAGGTGCTTAGCGCAAGCCGGATCCGGTAGCCGGACGCCAGGCGAAGCGCGTCGATCAATCCCGGCGCGAATGGGTCCGATGTAGCGACGCGCAACGCCCCATTCTCCATCGCCAGCGGAAGCACATTGTACTGAAAGACAGCCTTGGTCGGTAGTTTGTCGAGCACCGACTTATCAATAGTTACCTCGTGGGGCCGTATGAATGGCAAAGCCATCGCAGTCGCCAAAGACCGGAGGAACTGGTCTTCCCGGGCATAGCCCAGCTCCACCACGAGTTCCGTGAGAGAACGGTCGGTTTGCCGCCGGCGCGCGAGAAGTTCCTCCACCTGCGCGGGCTGGAACAACCCCGTCTTTTCCAGAAGCTGGGCAAGGTGCGAAGGCAACGAAGCCGTCGTCATCAAATTCATAACCTATGTCGCCGCCCTCTTGCGGTCAAACGCCAACCGGTTTCCTTCACCGGCGGCGTAACCCGTTCGCCCACCAATTGCAAATAAACTGGCGGGTCAAGATATCATCTGTCCACGATCTTGGAACGTCGGCTTCCGCCCCGACCATACGCA
This region of Kiritimatiellia bacterium genomic DNA includes:
- a CDS encoding prepilin-type N-terminal cleavage/methylation domain-containing protein, with protein sequence MGHREEIAVEFGSSGRGAERAADRSLRRSKQGSVPAGGRAAFTLIELLLVVAIALIAAGIAVPLFARSFQGSQLRTAARHIVMSAKYARSMSVLRQQYMAILFDKASGQIEVVSFADRRALAARDNFVNTPVAGEDGKDGKSEVAPAIRSELRKSLPADISIASFTTRTGARSLQDIYWVNYFPNGMAEGFEIELVDKLGKRARLRVDGLSGDAKVEFL
- the gspG gene encoding type II secretion system major pseudopilin GspG — encoded protein: MKRWLLSRSASRAGFTLIEVLLVVVIIGILVGVAVPRLGGRVRQSQISAARAGIENISTALRLYELDMGTFPNSLQALIQNPGGAGGQWRGPYLEKGMPKDPWGNDYVYVYPGNNNPGSFDLKSLGPDGVDSADDITNWDTAKK
- a CDS encoding type II secretion system F family protein, giving the protein MPKFAYTARSIAGERTSGVIEATDRRAALIQLERQGLAPISVQEASGAPAAPPAPKQSPADKKRPQAGAVSASHATRPRLVIRRDARPRMNLRETLLFTRELSDLLASGMTLGNALHTLSQRQTGKGQDRIIAALRDEIIRGASLSDALAQWPETFSSLYINMVRTGEASGKLAEALERVSAHYERVQTAREKVAMALVYPAFVLGVGLLTMVFTMVFVVPRFSTIFEELGSTLPLPTRILIGTSAFLLKWGWLLLILIGVGVWALRRYIQTPDGERWWHALQLRLPVFKRIVTANAYAQFARTLGALLQNGVPVLQALAIVQDSIGNRIIAEQIRQARERVTDGSTISGPLAAGKVFPPLLTDMLAVGEQSGDMPGALSHIARRYDDELDRNVKVFTTILEPLMIVIMAVLVGFVAVSMLMAVFDLTSGLNVK
- a CDS encoding GspE/PulE family protein, encoding MNLMTTASLPSHLAQLLEKTGLFQPAQVEELLARRRQTDRSLTELVVELGYAREDQFLRSLATAMALPFIRPHEVTIDKSVLDKLPTKAVFQYNVLPLAMENGALRVATSDPFAPGLIDALRLASGYRIRLALSTSADIDKAAKRLYGVGAETLDKMMADNRIEVAAEEDFSKQDLSELDQEASVVKFVNQIIWEAYKDRATDIHLEPQETDLRIRYRVDGVLHQTPVPPQLKRFQASIISRIKVMANMDIAEKRLPQDGRISLRIHGEEIDVRVSTMPTVYGESVSLRLLMRSSGLLGMDKLGLEERDSQILLKLINKPHGILLVTGPTGSGKSTSLYAWLHTINSVDLRILTIEDPIEYEMPGVNQIQVKPEIGLTFAVGLRHILRQDPDVIMVGEIRDKETAEIAIRAALTGHLVFSTLHTNDSAGAVTRLTDMGIEPFLIASSVEGLVAQRLVRRLCTHCKRPWHYDEKFLRSINFPMERLKEGQIMEAVGCEECRGTGFRGRTGIYEILVVNDHIRPLIVSRASSNAIKQEAIRRGMRTLREDGWTKVLKGITTIEEVLRVTEEDEALSES